AGGGAGGTGAGGAGCTCGGCGACGGCGCCGTGGCCGGGGAGCTGGGCCTCGGGGTCCACGTCGTGCCAGGGGGCGAGGACGAAGGCGCGCTGGTGGGCCCGCGGGTGCGGGAGGGTGAGGACGGGGTCGTCGGAGACGACGTCGGCGTACGTGATGATGTCGACGTCGATGGTGCGGGCGCCCCAGCGCTCGTCGCGGACCCGGTGGAAGGCCTCCTCGACGGCGTGGGCCCGCTCCAGCAGCGAGGCCGGGGGGAGCGTGGTCTTCACGAGGATGACCGCGTTGAAGTAGGAGGGCTGGCTGCCGGGCTCGACGCCCCAGGGCTCCGTCTCGTACACGCGGGAGACGGCCTTGACCCGCAGGCCGGGGGTGTCCTCCAGCGCGTCGACGGCGCCCTGGAGGGTCTCCAGGCGGTTGCCGAGGTTGGCGCCGAGGGCGAGGACGGCCCATCGGGGGTTGGAGAGGGTGACGTCGGCCGCGTCGACGGCGGCGGTGACGGCCGCCGGTACCGGCTGGACGGTCGGATCGCTGTGCTGGGGCTTCATGCGCGGCTCCGGGTGATGGTGACGGTCACGTCGTCGAAGGGGACCGTGATGGGCGCGTCCGGCTTGTGGACGACGACCTCGACCTCCTGGACGCCGGCGTGCTTGAGGCACTGCTGGGCGATGCGTTCGGCGAGGGTCTCGATGAGGTCCACGGGCTCGCCCTGGACGACGTCGACGACCTCTTCGGCGACGACGCCGTAGTGCACGGTCTTCGTCAGGTCGTCACCGGCGGCGGCGGCGCGGGTGTCCAGGCCGAGGGTGAGGTCGACGATGAAGGTCTGGCCCTCCTCGCGCTCCTTGGGGAAGACGCCGTGGTGTCCTCGGGCCTTGAGGCCGCGCAGCGCGACACGATCCACGCGAATCACTCCTGCTGTCGTAGTACGGGTGGCCACGCAGCCGGGTGCGGACGGCCGGGTGTCCATCACCGAATCTACCTTCGGGTACCGACAGCCGGGTCGGCGGCCGGGGGTGTCCGGCCGGTCGGGGCGCTCAGTCGGCGGTGTCGGCGGTGTCGTCGGGGGTGCCGTCGGGGCTCTCGGGGATCACCGGGGAGCCGTGGTGGGACCAGACCTTCCACCCCTCCGACGTGCGGCGGAAGACGTTGGTGGCGACGACGAGCTGTCCGACGAGGGGGCCGAGGGCGGCGCCGTCCTCGGCGGGGCCGCCGCTGAGGATGTTCTCGGTGCACGTGACGACCGCCACGTCCTTGGCCAGGGAGACCTCGACGTCGGTGAGGAAGAACTGGATGTAGTCGGTGTTGGCCATGATCAGCGCGTACGAGCGGAGCACCTCGCCGCGGCCGGAGAGGACGGGCCAGCCGGGGTGGACGCAGGAGATGGGGGTGGCGCCGTCGTCGAGCCAGAGCTCGGTGATGCCGTCGAAGTCGCCCTGTTCGAGGGCTTCGTAGAAGGCGGTGTTGGCGGCCTCGACGGCGGCGCGGTCGGCCTCGCGGGCGCGGGTCACGCGGCTCCCTCGACGGCTCTGGCGACCCGTACGGCGTCGGCGGTGGCGCGGACCTCGTGGACCCGGACGGCCCAGGCGCCCTCGTGGGCGGCGATGGCGGAGACGGCGGCGGTGGCGGCGTCGCGTTCGCGGGCGGGCGGCGGGGCGGCGCCGTCGTGGGCGAGGACGTGGCCGAGGAAGCGCTTGCGGGAGGCGGCGACGAGGAGGGGGCGGCCGAGGGCGCGCAGCCGGTCCAGGTGGGCGACGAGGGCGAGGTCGTGGGGGGCGAGCTTGGCGAAGCCGAGGCCGGGGTCGAGGACGATGCGCTCGGGGGCGACGCCGCCGTCGACGACGGCCTCCATGCGGGTGCGGAGTTCGGTGACGACTTCGCCGACGACGTCGTCGTAGACGGCGAGGCTGTTCATGTTCTCGCTGAAGCCGCGCCAGTGCATGACGACGAAGGGGACTTCGGCGGCGGCGACGGCGGGGATCATTCCGGGGTCGGCGAGGCCGCCGCTGACGTCGTTGACGAGGGTGGCGCCGGCGGCGACGGCCCGGGCGGCGACGGTGGCGCGCATGGTGTCGACGGAGACGGTGACGCCTTCGGCGGCGAGGCCGCGGACGACGGGGATGACCCGGCGGAGTTCTTCCTCGGCGTCGACGCGGCTGGCGCCGGGGCGGGTGGACTCGCCGCCGACGTCGACGAGGTCGGCGCCTTCGGCGACGAGGTCGAGGCCGTGCTTGACGGCGGCCGTGGTGTCGAACCAGCGGCCGCCGTCGGAGAAGGAGTCGGGGGTCACGTTGACCACGCCCATGACCGCGCAGCGGTCCCACTCCGGCAGGCCGAGCGCCGTGCCCCGGCCGATCGTCTTACTCATGCGTCCAGCCTAGGGGGTGTGGTGCCGGTCGGGCCGTGCTCGGGGCGCGGTGGGGCCGGGGGCGGGTCTCAGGCGGCGTGGACCTCGTGCTGTTCGGTCTGGGCCGGGACGATGTGGGCGCAGGGGCGCGGGGCCGGCGGGTGGGAGCGGCGGCGCAGGGGGCGGGGGAGGGTGACGTTCACGAAGCCCTCGGCCTGCATGGCGGCGAAGCCGATGCGGGGGAGGTCGCGGCTCTTGCGGTAGACGACGAAGCGGGGTTCCCAGCGGGGCTGGAACTTGGCGTTGAACTTGTAGAGCGACTCGATCTGGAACCAGCGGGAGAGGAAGACGAGGAGTCCGCGCCAGAGGCGCAGGACGGGGCCGGCGCCGATCTTCTCGCCGCGGGCGAGGGCGGCGCGGAACATGGCGAAGTTGAGGGAGACGCGCTTGATGCCGAGGCGGGGGGCGTCCTGGAGGGAGGCGACGATGAGCAGCTCGTTCATGCCGGGGTCGGCGCTGCGGTCGCGGCGCATGAGCTCCAGGGACATGCCGTCCTTGCCCCAGGGGACGAAGTGGATGATCGCCTTCAGGTCGCCGTAGGGGGAGTCGGCGCCGTCGGGGTCGTCTTTGTGGGCGGTCGCTATGACGGCGTCACCGTCGCCGGCGTCGCCGATGCGGCCGAGGGCCATGGAGAAGCCGCGTTCGGTGTCGGTGCCGCGCCAGTCCTCGGCGGCGCGGCGGACCCGGGCGAGTTCGCCGTCGCTGAGGTCGGCGACGCGGCGGACCTTGGTGGTGTAGCCGTTGCGTTCGATGCGCTTGACCATCTGGCGGACGTTGCGCATGGCGCGGCCGGAGAGGGAGAAGTCGGCGACGTCGACGACGGCTTCGTCGCCGAGTTCGAGGGCGTCGAGGCCGGTCTCGCGGGTCCAGACCTGGCCACCGGTCTCGGAGCAGCCCATGACGGCGGGGGTCCAGGAGTGGGCCT
The DNA window shown above is from Streptomyces showdoensis and carries:
- a CDS encoding nuclear transport factor 2 family protein → MTRAREADRAAVEAANTAFYEALEQGDFDGITELWLDDGATPISCVHPGWPVLSGRGEVLRSYALIMANTDYIQFFLTDVEVSLAKDVAVVTCTENILSGGPAEDGAALGPLVGQLVVATNVFRRTSEGWKVWSHHGSPVIPESPDGTPDDTADTAD
- the folB gene encoding dihydroneopterin aldolase, which translates into the protein MDRVALRGLKARGHHGVFPKEREEGQTFIVDLTLGLDTRAAAAGDDLTKTVHYGVVAEEVVDVVQGEPVDLIETLAERIAQQCLKHAGVQEVEVVVHKPDAPITVPFDDVTVTITRSRA
- the folK gene encoding 2-amino-4-hydroxy-6-hydroxymethyldihydropteridine diphosphokinase — translated: MKPQHSDPTVQPVPAAVTAAVDAADVTLSNPRWAVLALGANLGNRLETLQGAVDALEDTPGLRVKAVSRVYETEPWGVEPGSQPSYFNAVILVKTTLPPASLLERAHAVEEAFHRVRDERWGARTIDVDIITYADVVSDDPVLTLPHPRAHQRAFVLAPWHDVDPEAQLPGHGAVAELLTSLGSEGVAPRTDLDLRLPE
- the folP gene encoding dihydropteroate synthase; translation: MSKTIGRGTALGLPEWDRCAVMGVVNVTPDSFSDGGRWFDTTAAVKHGLDLVAEGADLVDVGGESTRPGASRVDAEEELRRVIPVVRGLAAEGVTVSVDTMRATVAARAVAAGATLVNDVSGGLADPGMIPAVAAAEVPFVVMHWRGFSENMNSLAVYDDVVGEVVTELRTRMEAVVDGGVAPERIVLDPGLGFAKLAPHDLALVAHLDRLRALGRPLLVAASRKRFLGHVLAHDGAAPPPARERDAATAAVSAIAAHEGAWAVRVHEVRATADAVRVARAVEGAA